Proteins encoded together in one Deinococcus irradiatisoli window:
- the hemL gene encoding glutamate-1-semialdehyde 2,1-aminomutase, whose product MTLPPPHPAPPDQAPGTSTARSEALFQRAQRVIPGGVNSPVRAFKSVGGTPRFIASANGATLTDADGQTYLDYIGSWGPMILGHNHPAVREAIVEAAQSGTSFGAPSEREVLLAELVTRLTGTEKVRFVSSGTEATMSALRLARGFTGHSSPERKYTVKFRGNYHGHADALLVEAGSGLMTNAAALGQAAPSSAGVPPEYAALTLVADYNDPAGLDRLIQERGHEIAAVIFEPVVGNAGVLIPSAEFLAALHRVKAAGALLIADEVMTGFRLSLRGASGLLNLEPDLTCWGKIIGGGLPVGAYGGRAEIMDFVSPIGPVYQAGTLSGNPLAMAAGLATLRELERDPDIYTRLERYTAALGEGLTSLAAEAGLPLTVNQIGSMLTAFFLEGEVHDYGQAARADTAAFGRWFQALLGAGVYWAPSQFESIFVSGAHREVDLDFTLTAAKQAFSAAKERP is encoded by the coding sequence ATGACCCTCCCTCCACCCCACCCTGCCCCGCCGGACCAGGCTCCCGGCACGTCCACCGCCCGCTCCGAAGCGCTGTTCCAGCGTGCCCAGCGGGTCATTCCCGGCGGCGTCAACTCGCCGGTGCGGGCCTTCAAATCGGTGGGCGGCACGCCGCGCTTCATCGCCAGCGCGAACGGGGCCACCCTCACCGACGCCGACGGGCAGACCTACCTCGACTACATCGGTTCGTGGGGGCCGATGATCCTGGGCCACAACCACCCGGCGGTGCGCGAGGCGATCGTGGAAGCGGCGCAGTCCGGCACCAGTTTCGGCGCCCCCAGCGAGCGCGAGGTGCTGCTGGCCGAACTCGTCACCCGCCTGACCGGCACCGAGAAGGTCCGTTTCGTCAGCAGCGGCACCGAGGCGACCATGAGCGCTTTGCGCCTGGCGCGCGGGTTTACCGGCCACAGCAGCCCCGAGCGCAAGTACACCGTCAAGTTCCGGGGCAACTACCACGGCCACGCCGACGCCCTGCTGGTCGAGGCCGGCAGCGGCCTGATGACCAACGCCGCCGCGCTGGGCCAGGCCGCGCCCAGCAGCGCCGGGGTGCCGCCCGAGTACGCCGCCCTGACGCTGGTGGCCGACTACAACGACCCCGCCGGCCTGGACCGGCTGATCCAGGAGCGCGGCCACGAGATCGCCGCCGTGATTTTCGAGCCGGTGGTCGGCAACGCGGGCGTGCTGATTCCCAGCGCCGAGTTTCTGGCGGCCCTGCACCGCGTCAAGGCGGCCGGCGCCCTCTTGATCGCCGACGAGGTGATGACCGGCTTCCGGCTCTCGCTGCGCGGGGCCAGCGGCCTGCTGAACCTGGAGCCGGACCTGACCTGCTGGGGCAAGATCATCGGCGGCGGCCTGCCGGTGGGCGCGTACGGCGGCCGGGCCGAGATCATGGACTTCGTCTCGCCCATCGGCCCGGTGTACCAGGCCGGCACCCTCAGCGGCAATCCGCTGGCGATGGCGGCGGGGCTGGCGACCCTCCGCGAGCTGGAGCGCGACCCGGACATCTACACCCGACTGGAGCGCTACACCGCCGCCCTGGGCGAGGGGCTGACCTCCCTGGCCGCCGAGGCGGGTCTGCCCCTCACGGTGAACCAGATCGGCAGCATGCTGACGGCCTTTTTCCTGGAAGGCGAGGTGCACGACTACGGTCAGGCCGCCCGCGCCGACACCGCCGCCTTCGGGCGCTGGTTTCAGGCGCTGCTAGGCGCCGGAGTGTACTGGGCGCCCTCGCAGTTCGAGAGCATCTTCGTGTCGGGCGCCCACCGGGAAGTCGACCTCGACTTCACCCTCACGGCCGCCAAGCAGGCCTTCAGCGCCGCCAAGGAGCGCCCATGA
- a CDS encoding CoA-binding protein: MTILSDTKDIVRVLETNKAVAVIGYHADPVKPAHYVPEYLERQGYKVYGVNPALASRHASAFGHPVVATLAELSVPIDVVEVFRRSDKVRDHVEDILSMKPLPKVVWLQLGIRDDAVAAQLSDHGIEVIQDRCMLADHRQYL; the protein is encoded by the coding sequence ATGACCATCCTCAGCGACACCAAAGACATCGTGCGGGTGCTGGAAACCAACAAAGCCGTGGCGGTTATCGGCTACCACGCCGACCCGGTCAAGCCGGCCCACTACGTGCCAGAATACCTGGAGCGTCAGGGCTACAAGGTCTACGGCGTGAACCCGGCGCTGGCCTCGCGCCACGCCAGCGCCTTCGGGCATCCGGTGGTCGCCACCCTGGCCGAACTCAGCGTGCCGATCGACGTGGTGGAGGTGTTTCGCCGCAGCGACAAGGTGCGCGATCACGTCGAGGACATCCTCAGTATGAAGCCGCTGCCCAAGGTGGTGTGGCTGCAGCTCGGTATCCGCGACGACGCGGTGGCCGCCCAGCTCAGCGACCACGGCATCGAGGTGATTCAGGACCGCTGCATGCTGGCCGACCACCGGCAGTACCTCTAG
- a CDS encoding NUDIX hydrolase: MTLELPPQATQVGLAVDVAAFAIHEGVLHALLIERGTRPHAQSWALPGGFVHVGEELHEAALRELRDETSIELEPRHLEQFYTFGAISRDPRGRIVSVAHLAVLPHGTVHVMAGANTLHADWFPAHAPPPLAFDHAVILNRAIKRLQLRLEYANLALEFLPETFTLPELQGVHEAILNRQLDKRNFRKRLLAQGILTPSGERRSGVGRPAQLYRRAKGTKTGLL; the protein is encoded by the coding sequence ATGACGCTGGAGCTGCCGCCCCAGGCCACCCAGGTCGGCCTGGCCGTCGACGTGGCCGCCTTCGCCATTCACGAGGGCGTGCTGCACGCCCTGCTGATCGAGCGCGGTACCCGGCCGCACGCCCAGAGCTGGGCGCTGCCCGGCGGCTTCGTGCATGTGGGCGAGGAACTGCACGAAGCGGCGCTGCGCGAACTGCGCGACGAGACCAGTATCGAACTCGAACCGCGCCACCTGGAGCAGTTCTACACTTTCGGCGCCATCAGCCGCGATCCGCGCGGGCGAATCGTCAGCGTGGCGCATCTGGCGGTGTTGCCGCACGGCACCGTGCATGTGATGGCCGGGGCCAACACCCTGCATGCCGATTGGTTTCCCGCCCACGCGCCGCCGCCGCTGGCCTTCGACCACGCGGTGATTCTCAACCGGGCCATCAAGCGGCTGCAGCTGCGGCTGGAATACGCCAACCTGGCGCTGGAATTTTTGCCGGAAACCTTCACGCTGCCGGAACTGCAGGGGGTGCACGAAGCGATTCTCAACCGGCAGCTCGACAAACGCAATTTCCGCAAACGGCTGCTGGCCCAGGGCATCCTGACGCCCAGCGGCGAGCGCCGCAGCGGGGTGGGGCGCCCGGCGCAGCTCTACCGCCGCGCCAAGGGCACCAAGACCGGGTTGCTGTAA
- a CDS encoding amylo-alpha-1,6-glucosidase, with product MPEPVARHVHRLGPEAARDLSREVLLPDGLGGFALSSPAGVPTRCYSGLCAAHRPPGDRRVMFVTALEQLRVGEQRCDLHAFEVAPGTLEGQGLSVLSGVTLRDLLPEREQLALGLQVRRRSFMPQQSGALVLLYEIEAPFLSAAEPASFTLGALMVDRDMHHVHTETPDLNFECLGREVRVHGAAHRTRLRLHTDLGVTPLAARPWPQRLHYRLDTARGAPDTDRVQRADFWEVQLRPGLNRLALVVEGLDVPVDDPWAAHDEEAQRRADLVDQAWAASGVRDEVVATLSVAADAFLVHRESTGSLSVIAGYPWFADWGRDSMIALPGLTLSTGRTAQAQAILETFIQSLRGGLTPNNFHDDGQGAGYNTVDGSLWLAAALEQVVQRTEHAGLARRALTTIRGILTDYTRGTAHGIGMDNADGLLLAGQSGVQLTWMDVKIHDWVVTPRHGKPVEIQALWIAALSAEARLSDALGEPAEFGGVLRAARQAFAAFWNPETNYFNDYLAGSGVNAQIRPNALLALSLPDTPVRTPHLEAALKVAARDLLTPLGLRTLSPRDPQYLDNYGGDRLVRDAAYHQGTVWPWLIGPYTGVLLRLGRLGEAQAALDGLRGHLWEAGVGSVSEVVSAGTLTPGGCPFQAWSVAEVLRAHIALSLAEGERPADQGAAVRPSGQPAAPAARASVAAPEPERPATTRRRRSGSLPESGPGSAPGATTFGDTGLSVGGGLLGLSTLPGPLPDVRLASIPEPLPGPLKESRKKAAEPPASPAPEPASLSEVLDLTLPELTWFQPPPENTPGKPLEPDPPLSVEDPDVIEPLT from the coding sequence ATGCCTGAGCCCGTTGCCCGTCATGTTCACCGGCTGGGGCCAGAAGCGGCCCGCGACCTCTCGCGTGAAGTGCTGTTGCCCGACGGGCTCGGCGGCTTTGCCCTCAGCAGTCCGGCGGGCGTGCCGACGCGCTGCTACTCGGGCCTGTGCGCCGCGCACCGCCCGCCTGGCGACCGGCGGGTGATGTTCGTCACGGCGCTCGAACAGCTGCGGGTGGGCGAGCAGCGCTGCGACCTGCACGCTTTCGAGGTGGCGCCCGGTACCCTCGAAGGGCAGGGCCTGAGCGTGCTGAGCGGCGTGACGCTGCGCGACCTGCTGCCCGAGCGCGAACAACTGGCGCTGGGCCTGCAGGTGCGGCGGCGCAGCTTCATGCCGCAGCAGTCCGGCGCCCTGGTGCTGCTCTACGAGATCGAGGCGCCGTTTCTCTCGGCCGCCGAGCCGGCCAGCTTCACGCTCGGCGCTTTGATGGTCGACCGCGACATGCACCACGTCCATACCGAGACGCCGGACCTGAACTTCGAGTGTCTGGGCCGCGAGGTGCGCGTTCACGGCGCGGCGCACCGGACCCGGCTGCGCCTGCACACCGATCTCGGCGTCACGCCGCTGGCGGCCCGGCCCTGGCCGCAGCGCCTGCATTACCGCCTCGACACCGCCCGGGGCGCGCCCGACACCGACCGGGTGCAGCGGGCCGACTTCTGGGAAGTGCAGCTGCGTCCCGGGCTCAACCGTCTGGCGCTGGTCGTCGAGGGGCTGGACGTCCCGGTGGACGATCCCTGGGCCGCCCACGACGAGGAAGCGCAGCGCCGCGCCGATCTGGTGGATCAGGCCTGGGCCGCCAGCGGCGTGCGCGACGAGGTGGTCGCCACCCTCAGCGTGGCCGCCGACGCCTTTCTGGTGCACCGCGAGAGCACCGGCAGCCTCAGCGTGATCGCCGGCTATCCCTGGTTCGCCGACTGGGGCCGCGACAGCATGATCGCCCTGCCGGGCCTGACCCTCAGCACCGGGCGAACGGCGCAGGCACAGGCGATTCTGGAGACCTTCATCCAGTCGCTGCGCGGCGGTCTGACGCCCAACAACTTCCACGACGACGGCCAGGGCGCCGGCTACAACACCGTGGACGGCTCGCTGTGGCTGGCGGCGGCGCTCGAACAGGTGGTGCAGCGCACCGAACACGCCGGGCTGGCCCGCCGGGCCTTGACCACCATTCGCGGCATTCTCACCGACTATACCCGCGGCACCGCCCACGGCATCGGCATGGACAACGCCGACGGCCTGCTGCTGGCCGGGCAGTCGGGCGTGCAGCTCACCTGGATGGACGTTAAGATTCACGACTGGGTGGTGACGCCCCGGCACGGCAAGCCGGTGGAGATTCAGGCCCTGTGGATCGCCGCCCTCAGCGCCGAGGCGCGGCTGAGCGACGCCCTGGGCGAGCCGGCCGAGTTCGGCGGCGTGCTGCGCGCCGCCCGGCAGGCCTTCGCCGCCTTCTGGAATCCCGAGACGAATTACTTCAACGATTACCTCGCCGGCAGCGGCGTCAATGCCCAGATTCGCCCCAACGCGCTGCTGGCCCTCTCGCTGCCCGACACCCCGGTGCGCACGCCGCACCTCGAAGCGGCGTTGAAGGTGGCCGCCCGCGACCTGCTGACCCCTCTGGGACTGCGAACGCTCAGCCCGCGCGACCCGCAGTACCTCGACAACTACGGTGGCGACCGCCTGGTGCGCGACGCGGCCTACCATCAGGGCACCGTCTGGCCCTGGCTGATCGGTCCGTACACCGGGGTGCTGCTGCGGCTGGGACGGCTCGGCGAAGCGCAGGCGGCGCTGGACGGACTGCGCGGCCACCTCTGGGAAGCCGGGGTGGGCTCGGTCAGCGAGGTGGTCAGCGCCGGTACCCTGACGCCTGGCGGCTGCCCGTTTCAGGCCTGGAGCGTGGCCGAAGTGCTGCGCGCCCACATCGCCCTGAGCCTGGCCGAAGGTGAGCGCCCCGCCGACCAGGGCGCGGCGGTCCGGCCGTCGGGTCAGCCGGCGGCGCCCGCAGCGCGGGCCTCGGTGGCCGCGCCTGAGCCGGAGCGGCCCGCCACGACCCGCCGCCGGCGGTCGGGGAGCCTGCCCGAGAGCGGCCCCGGCAGCGCGCCCGGCGCCACCACCTTCGGCGACACCGGCCTGAGCGTGGGCGGCGGCCTGCTGGGCCTGTCGACCTTGCCGGGGCCGCTGCCGGACGTGCGGCTGGCCAGCATTCCCGAGCCACTGCCCGGGCCGCTCAAGGAAAGCCGCAAAAAAGCGGCCGAACCGCCGGCCAGCCCCGCGCCCGAGCCGGCCAGCCTCTCGGAAGTGCTCGATCTGACCTTGCCGGAACTGACCTGGTTTCAGCCGCCGCCGGAGAACACGCCCGGCAAACCGCTCGAACCGGACCCGCCGCTGAGCGTGGAAGACCCCGACGTGATCGAGCCGCTGACCTGA
- the infC gene encoding translation initiation factor IF-3 codes for MAKDHKVNDQIRVRQIRLIGAEGEQIGIIDTREAMAMAREQNLDLVMVSPQAVPPVCKLLDYGRFRYEQQQNEKDNRKRVRSQEVKAIKFRVKIDDNDFKTKTNHVKRFLEEGHKVKVTIMFRGRERTHPELGERILHRVADTLAEVGQPESPPNMMGMDMNMIMIPKQVKKPARSEEHEGEVSAAQEAPKSESPSAQPVNV; via the coding sequence ATAGCGAAAGATCATAAAGTCAACGACCAGATTCGGGTTCGCCAGATTCGCTTGATCGGTGCCGAGGGTGAGCAAATTGGCATCATCGACACCAGAGAAGCCATGGCCATGGCCCGCGAGCAGAATTTGGATCTCGTGATGGTCAGTCCTCAGGCTGTGCCGCCCGTCTGTAAGTTGCTCGACTATGGTCGTTTCCGCTACGAGCAGCAGCAAAACGAAAAAGACAACCGCAAGCGCGTGCGCTCGCAGGAAGTCAAGGCCATCAAGTTCCGTGTCAAGATCGACGACAACGACTTCAAGACCAAGACCAACCACGTCAAGCGCTTCCTCGAAGAAGGGCACAAGGTCAAGGTCACCATCATGTTCCGTGGCCGCGAGCGTACCCACCCGGAACTGGGCGAGCGCATTTTGCACCGGGTTGCCGATACCCTGGCGGAAGTCGGGCAGCCGGAAAGTCCGCCCAACATGATGGGCATGGACATGAACATGATCATGATTCCCAAGCAGGTCAAGAAGCCGGCCCGCAGCGAGGAACATGAAGGCGAAGTTTCGGCCGCTCAGGAAGCGCCCAAGAGCGAGTCGCCCAGCGCCCAGCCGGTCAACGTCTGA
- a CDS encoding glutaredoxin family protein, whose translation MTTEPIKMYTTSWCPDCKAAKRALDSKGLPYTEINIEEVEDAAEVVMQVNGGKRSVPTLVHGDTARSLSGFSIVKMNAFLNDAGLA comes from the coding sequence ATGACCACCGAACCGATCAAGATGTACACCACCAGCTGGTGCCCCGACTGCAAGGCCGCCAAGCGCGCTCTGGACAGCAAGGGCCTGCCCTACACCGAGATCAACATCGAGGAAGTCGAGGACGCCGCAGAGGTCGTGATGCAGGTCAACGGCGGCAAGCGCAGCGTGCCCACGCTGGTTCACGGCGACACCGCCCGCAGCCTCAGCGGGTTTTCCATCGTCAAGATGAATGCCTTTCTGAACGACGCTGGCCTGGCCTGA
- a CDS encoding pyridoxamine 5'-phosphate oxidase family protein, which yields MTTSDQSQSQRQPTHEEGVKTIAPLIKGIKFAMMTFTTEAGHLHSQPMTTQEQEFDGDVWFIGSKESDLVHSLSKKPQVNLAYAESGKGYVSLYGDAELIEDAAKLDELWSDFYKAYFPQGKTDPNIQLIKVAAKGAHYWESDGKLKGLFHMAKAAVTGGQPNHGDSESVKL from the coding sequence ATGACCACTTCAGACCAGAGCCAGTCGCAGCGCCAGCCAACCCACGAGGAAGGCGTCAAAACCATCGCGCCGCTCATCAAGGGCATCAAGTTCGCCATGATGACCTTCACCACCGAGGCCGGCCACCTGCACTCGCAGCCGATGACCACCCAGGAGCAGGAGTTCGACGGCGACGTGTGGTTTATCGGCAGCAAGGAATCGGATTTGGTGCACAGCCTGTCGAAAAAGCCGCAGGTCAACCTGGCCTACGCCGAATCCGGCAAGGGCTACGTCAGCCTCTACGGCGACGCCGAGCTCATCGAGGACGCCGCTAAGCTCGACGAGTTGTGGAGCGATTTCTACAAGGCCTACTTCCCGCAGGGCAAGACCGATCCCAACATCCAGCTGATCAAGGTGGCAGCCAAGGGCGCCCATTACTGGGAAAGTGACGGCAAGTTGAAGGGCCTGTTCCACATGGCCAAGGCGGCCGTGACGGGCGGCCAGCCCAACCACGGCGACAGCGAAAGCGTGAAGCTCTAA
- a CDS encoding MFS transporter — MTLLPGAAAAPPPRLPSPWTLSSFWFGTAFMWLLLLLVLMPAEVVQFVGDERKGTFLGLLGGIGALVALVLPPIVGNYSDRIGKRLPLIRLGVGVNLIGLAVMGYAASALQGISGFWVYLAGFLLVQFGNNYATAPYSALVPELVPPLLRGRYSGVMGMLQASGQLLGGVGALVIGLLDLPDALSYVLIAAVLLISAVVTLRGVPETQLQAQRLAAPGKRLNVAQLFAHQPFLWVFITRALFALGQYSVQPFLQFYAGDVLHQKNPATATSLLLMAIILASIATTLIGGRVSDRIGRKPVIYLAGTVMAVMAVALLFAPNFYVALGLALAFGLGFGAFTSVDWALGSDAMPSSSSYARDMGIWHVAFVGPQLVETPQGALLDWGNAQGGNLGYSLVFGLAAACFILGVLLVRNVPETVHNAADRAVT; from the coding sequence ATGACCCTGCTTCCCGGCGCTGCCGCCGCGCCCCCGCCCCGCTTGCCGAGCCCCTGGACCCTCTCGTCGTTCTGGTTCGGCACCGCCTTCATGTGGCTGCTGCTGCTGCTGGTGCTGATGCCGGCCGAGGTGGTGCAGTTTGTCGGCGACGAACGCAAGGGCACCTTCCTGGGGCTGCTGGGCGGCATCGGGGCGCTGGTGGCGCTGGTGTTGCCGCCGATCGTCGGCAACTATTCCGACCGCATCGGCAAGCGCCTGCCGCTGATCCGGCTGGGGGTGGGCGTCAACCTGATCGGGCTGGCGGTGATGGGCTACGCGGCGAGCGCCCTGCAGGGCATCAGCGGCTTCTGGGTGTACCTGGCCGGGTTTTTGCTGGTGCAGTTCGGCAACAACTACGCCACCGCGCCGTACAGCGCCCTGGTGCCGGAACTGGTGCCGCCGCTGCTGCGTGGGCGCTACAGCGGCGTGATGGGCATGTTGCAGGCCAGTGGACAGCTGCTCGGCGGGGTGGGCGCGCTGGTGATCGGACTGCTCGACTTGCCGGATGCCCTGAGTTACGTGCTGATCGCCGCCGTGCTGCTGATCAGCGCCGTGGTGACGCTGCGCGGCGTGCCGGAAACCCAGTTGCAGGCGCAGCGCCTCGCTGCGCCGGGAAAGCGCCTCAACGTCGCCCAGCTCTTTGCCCACCAGCCCTTTTTGTGGGTCTTTATCACCCGGGCGCTGTTTGCGCTGGGGCAGTACAGCGTGCAGCCGTTTTTGCAGTTCTACGCCGGCGACGTGCTCCACCAGAAGAACCCGGCCACCGCCACCAGCCTCCTTTTGATGGCGATCATCCTGGCCTCGATCGCCACCACCCTGATCGGCGGGCGGGTCAGCGACCGCATCGGGCGCAAACCGGTGATTTACCTGGCCGGCACGGTGATGGCGGTGATGGCCGTGGCCCTGCTGTTCGCGCCGAACTTCTACGTGGCGCTGGGGCTGGCGCTGGCGTTCGGGCTGGGCTTCGGGGCGTTCACCAGCGTGGACTGGGCGCTGGGCAGCGACGCCATGCCCAGCAGCAGCAGCTACGCCCGCGATATGGGCATCTGGCACGTGGCCTTCGTGGGGCCGCAACTCGTCGAAACGCCGCAGGGCGCCTTGCTCGACTGGGGCAATGCCCAGGGCGGCAACCTCGGCTACAGCCTGGTGTTCGGGCTGGCCGCCGCCTGTTTCATTCTGGGGGTCCTGCTGGTCAGGAACGTGCCGGAAACGGTGCACAATGCAGCTGACCGGGCCGTTACTTAG
- a CDS encoding adenylate kinase has product MVLSPAPRRILVIGTTGSGKTALARQLSDLWQLPHAEQDAWNHQPGWQEAPLETFRAAVDNFTAQPAWIMDGNYSKARDIGWARADTVIWLDYPAWVVFWQLLRRTLKRMHRGEELWNGNREVWSSLLSRESILVWFFKTHWLHRRRTPGFVAEYPHLRLIRLRSRREAAALLQAARTPGASGTLAGVP; this is encoded by the coding sequence ATGGTCTTGTCTCCGGCGCCCCGGCGCATTCTCGTGATCGGCACCACCGGCAGCGGCAAAACCGCCCTGGCCCGGCAGCTCTCGGACCTCTGGCAGCTGCCACACGCCGAGCAGGACGCCTGGAACCACCAGCCCGGCTGGCAGGAAGCGCCGCTGGAGACGTTTCGCGCTGCGGTGGACAACTTCACGGCGCAGCCCGCCTGGATCATGGACGGCAACTACAGCAAGGCCCGCGACATCGGCTGGGCCAGGGCCGACACCGTGATCTGGCTGGACTATCCGGCGTGGGTGGTGTTCTGGCAGCTGCTCAGGCGCACTTTGAAGCGCATGCACCGCGGCGAGGAACTCTGGAACGGCAACCGCGAGGTCTGGAGCTCGCTGCTCTCCCGCGAGAGCATCCTGGTGTGGTTTTTCAAGACCCACTGGCTGCACCGCCGCCGCACCCCGGGGTTCGTCGCCGAGTATCCGCACCTGCGCCTGATCCGGCTGCGCAGCCGGCGTGAAGCGGCGGCCCTGCTGCAAGCCGCCCGCACGCCGGGCGCTTCAGGAACGCTGGCGGGCGTCCCGTAA
- a CDS encoding phytoene desaturase family protein, translated as MTSAQLPRRRAHVVGSGPNGLAAAIALAQAGVRVQLWEGSAVAGGALGSAELTLPGFVHDLGSAIHPLAVSSPFFQTLPLHAFGLRWVHPDVPMAHPLDGGAALLYRSLEQTADALGDDGPAYRRLFAPLVQSWDELMDEFLRPLLHLPAHPILLARFGLRALPPTTLLARLFRTRKARALLAGLAAHSALPLSSPATSAFALMLGGAAHARGWPFPHGGAGQLAGALEAYFKFLGGEVILNRPVTHLRELPPAEITVLDVGPPALLKLAEGRLPEHYAARLRQFRYGPGAFKVDYALSGPVPWTDPAVGRAGTVHLGGRLSEIARAEAAPHQGRVSPQPYVLLAQHTPFDASRAPAGQHTAWAYVHLPNASADDALPYLEAQIERAAPGFSALVLKRHVSTPAMLQAWNPNLVGGDVGGGSNDLWQLLSRPVLGPEPYRTPLEGVYLCSASTPPGGGVHGMAGYWAARLALRDARQRS; from the coding sequence ATGACTTCTGCTCAGCTTCCGCGCCGCCGCGCCCATGTGGTGGGCAGCGGACCCAACGGCCTGGCCGCCGCCATCGCGCTGGCCCAGGCCGGCGTGCGGGTGCAGCTCTGGGAAGGCTCGGCGGTGGCCGGCGGCGCGCTGGGCAGCGCCGAACTCACCCTGCCGGGGTTCGTGCACGACCTGGGCAGCGCCATTCATCCGCTGGCCGTCAGCAGTCCCTTTTTCCAGACCCTGCCGCTGCACGCGTTCGGGCTGCGCTGGGTGCATCCGGACGTGCCGATGGCCCACCCGCTGGACGGCGGCGCGGCCTTGCTCTACCGCAGTCTGGAGCAGACCGCCGACGCGCTGGGCGACGACGGCCCGGCGTACCGGCGCCTCTTCGCGCCGCTGGTACAGAGCTGGGACGAGCTGATGGACGAGTTCCTGAGGCCGCTGCTGCACCTGCCGGCCCACCCCATTTTGCTGGCCCGCTTCGGGCTGCGCGCCCTGCCACCCACCACGCTACTGGCGCGGCTGTTCCGCACCCGGAAAGCCCGCGCTCTGCTGGCCGGTCTCGCGGCCCACAGCGCCCTGCCGCTGTCGTCGCCGGCCACCTCGGCCTTCGCGCTGATGCTCGGCGGCGCGGCCCACGCACGCGGCTGGCCCTTTCCGCACGGCGGCGCCGGTCAGCTGGCCGGGGCGCTGGAAGCGTATTTCAAGTTCCTGGGCGGCGAGGTCATCCTGAACCGCCCGGTGACGCACCTGCGCGAGTTGCCGCCCGCCGAGATCACCGTGCTGGATGTGGGGCCGCCCGCGTTGCTGAAGCTGGCCGAGGGCCGGTTGCCGGAACACTACGCCGCCCGGCTGCGGCAGTTTCGCTACGGCCCCGGCGCCTTCAAGGTCGACTACGCCCTCAGCGGCCCGGTGCCCTGGACTGATCCGGCGGTGGGCCGCGCCGGCACGGTGCATCTGGGCGGCCGGCTCTCCGAGATCGCCCGCGCCGAGGCCGCGCCGCACCAGGGCCGGGTGTCGCCGCAGCCGTACGTGCTGCTGGCCCAGCACACCCCGTTCGATGCCAGCCGCGCGCCGGCGGGGCAGCACACCGCCTGGGCCTATGTTCACTTGCCCAACGCCAGCGCCGACGACGCCCTGCCGTACCTCGAAGCGCAGATCGAGCGCGCCGCGCCGGGTTTTTCCGCGCTGGTCCTGAAACGTCATGTCAGCACGCCGGCCATGTTGCAGGCCTGGAATCCCAATCTGGTGGGCGGCGATGTGGGCGGTGGCAGCAACGACCTGTGGCAATTGCTCTCGCGCCCGGTGCTCGGGCCGGAGCCCTACCGCACACCGCTCGAAGGGGTGTACCTGTGCAGCGCCAGCACCCCGCCGGGCGGCGGCGTTCACGGCATGGCCGGGTACTGGGCGGCGCGGCTGGCCTTACGGGACGCCCGCCAGCGTTCCTGA
- a CDS encoding pyridoxamine 5'-phosphate oxidase family protein, whose protein sequence is MTYYDPRTRNPALGRRPLNRRDDAWIRDLLARLHLCRISTLWQGEDGEAFPFINPTSFVYRPATHDLVYHSNRAGRLRANTEQVQRAAFEASEMGRFLPSNDPLELSVQYRSVVAFGAVRLLSGEDARQALYDLCAHVFPQLRPGVELQPISDGQLERTSVYALQIEQWSGKENWAEAAEQTPDWPPLPSGLTGG, encoded by the coding sequence ATGACCTACTACGATCCCCGCACCCGCAACCCGGCCCTCGGCCGCCGCCCCCTCAACCGCCGCGACGACGCCTGGATTCGTGACCTGCTGGCGCGCCTGCACCTGTGCCGGATCAGCACCCTCTGGCAGGGCGAGGACGGCGAGGCCTTTCCCTTCATCAACCCGACCAGCTTCGTCTACCGGCCCGCCACCCACGACCTCGTCTACCACTCCAACCGGGCCGGGCGGCTGCGGGCCAACACCGAGCAGGTTCAGCGGGCCGCCTTCGAGGCCTCGGAGATGGGGCGCTTTTTGCCCAGCAACGATCCGCTCGAACTCAGCGTGCAGTACCGCAGCGTGGTGGCCTTCGGTGCGGTGCGGCTGCTCTCCGGCGAGGACGCCCGGCAGGCCCTGTACGATTTGTGCGCCCACGTCTTTCCGCAGCTTCGGCCCGGCGTGGAACTGCAGCCGATCAGCGACGGGCAGCTCGAGCGCACCAGCGTCTACGCCCTGCAGATCGAGCAGTGGAGCGGCAAGGAAAACTGGGCCGAGGCCGCCGAGCAGACCCCCGACTGGCCTCCCCTGCCGTCCGGGCTGACCGGCGGCTGA